A stretch of the Vigna radiata var. radiata cultivar VC1973A chromosome 7, Vradiata_ver6, whole genome shotgun sequence genome encodes the following:
- the LOC106767829 gene encoding uncharacterized protein LOC106767829 isoform X2 — translation MAAKAKERDCVTIKNRRKGKKHVANPILVHSQTSPKPSSSSSPSPSKLSSQMKILCSLPPTLSYFHFSLFMQDPKNDSNSRKPWYQRAMEVTSLWKSISKSAEIPAANSSIWKTPSMPKSPQVPTPSPNKNKLRKCASLKVATSFTRVCLCAPIYSYNEILRAEAPPRRSNSYPRSKPLQTAHERTPSARLSTEGRRVFRGKSLTDDVLMRRFVIEEEAMMQIRRRNQMEVIRKRSMLRRKKLGPSPLSRMVLANHIGQFH, via the exons ATGGCAGCCAAAGCAAAAGAAAGGGATTGTGTTACAATAAAGAATaggagaaaaggaaagaagcaCGTTGCCAACCCCATCTTAGTACACTCACAAACTTCACCAAaaccctcttcttcttcttctccttctccttctaaACTCTCTTCACAAATGAAAATACTTTGCTCTCTTCCTCCAACTCTCTCATACTTTCACTTTTCTTTGTTCATGCAAGATCCAAAGAACGATTCAAACTCAAG GAAGCCCTGGTATCAAAGAGCAATGGAGGTGACTAGTCTATGGAAAAGTATTTCGAAATCTGCAGAAATTCCTGCAGCTAATTCGAGCATATGGAAGACACCATCAATGCCAAAATCCCCTCAAGTTCCTACACCGAGTCCTAACAAGAACAAGCTAAGAAAATGTGCCTCCCTAAAGGTTGCAACATCCTTCACAAGGGTTTGTCTTTGTGCACCTATCTATTCATATAATGAGATTTTGAGAGCTGAGGCTCCACCCAGAAGAAGCAATAGTTACCCAAGATCAAAGCCATTGCAAACTGCACATGAAAGAACTCCTAGTGCCAGGCTTAGCACAGAGGGAAGGAGAGTCTTCAGGGGAAAATCATTGACCGATGATGTTCTAATGAGAAGGTTTGTCATTGAGGAAGAGGCAATGATGcaaattagaagaagaaatcaaatgGAAGTTATTAGGAAGAGGAGTATGCTTAGAAGAAAGAAGCTTGGGCCTAGTCCTCTTAGTAGAATGGTTTTGGCAAATCATATTGGACAATTTCATTGA
- the LOC106767829 gene encoding uncharacterized protein LOC106767829 isoform X1, producing MAAKAKERDCVTIKNRRKGKKHVANPILVHSQTSPKPSSSSSPSPSKLSSQMKILCSLPPTLSYFHFSLFMQDPKNDSNSSCRKPWYQRAMEVTSLWKSISKSAEIPAANSSIWKTPSMPKSPQVPTPSPNKNKLRKCASLKVATSFTRVCLCAPIYSYNEILRAEAPPRRSNSYPRSKPLQTAHERTPSARLSTEGRRVFRGKSLTDDVLMRRFVIEEEAMMQIRRRNQMEVIRKRSMLRRKKLGPSPLSRMVLANHIGQFH from the exons ATGGCAGCCAAAGCAAAAGAAAGGGATTGTGTTACAATAAAGAATaggagaaaaggaaagaagcaCGTTGCCAACCCCATCTTAGTACACTCACAAACTTCACCAAaaccctcttcttcttcttctccttctccttctaaACTCTCTTCACAAATGAAAATACTTTGCTCTCTTCCTCCAACTCTCTCATACTTTCACTTTTCTTTGTTCATGCAAGATCCAAAGAACGATTCAAACTCAAG TTGCAGGAAGCCCTGGTATCAAAGAGCAATGGAGGTGACTAGTCTATGGAAAAGTATTTCGAAATCTGCAGAAATTCCTGCAGCTAATTCGAGCATATGGAAGACACCATCAATGCCAAAATCCCCTCAAGTTCCTACACCGAGTCCTAACAAGAACAAGCTAAGAAAATGTGCCTCCCTAAAGGTTGCAACATCCTTCACAAGGGTTTGTCTTTGTGCACCTATCTATTCATATAATGAGATTTTGAGAGCTGAGGCTCCACCCAGAAGAAGCAATAGTTACCCAAGATCAAAGCCATTGCAAACTGCACATGAAAGAACTCCTAGTGCCAGGCTTAGCACAGAGGGAAGGAGAGTCTTCAGGGGAAAATCATTGACCGATGATGTTCTAATGAGAAGGTTTGTCATTGAGGAAGAGGCAATGATGcaaattagaagaagaaatcaaatgGAAGTTATTAGGAAGAGGAGTATGCTTAGAAGAAAGAAGCTTGGGCCTAGTCCTCTTAGTAGAATGGTTTTGGCAAATCATATTGGACAATTTCATTGA